The Sphingorhabdus sp. YGSMI21 genome contains a region encoding:
- the traC gene encoding type IV secretion system protein TraC, whose amino-acid sequence MLGDGMKADKGRPDPGIPMLAHWLPYRSFNPKTGIFHNASAREIALEVAPMVGADERSADIISQCLSEGVPAGATVQIVNFASSRVGGKLSDWFVPRYSAEGVYERMAKHRTDYLSDGVWNSLSKDAPFHLRQFRLIISIGIPDGGSSTDEELVSVAESMMSAFRSIDVSSRLIDPVNLLALIDDITSPTTAAGDDPVDYNSFDSIADQAVRRDMEVRHFPDRLEFRTERLRPTGVDNDGVPEIGVMYPDTFEVRSFAVRNLPPRWAPWDCARLIGDLFTDKLRLPCPVATTLCLTYPDATASANKAAYKYMRTSSLSDSKSSRFLPQLKDQSREWEDVQEQLRQGNKLVKAFYGVTAFSPKGKGDVHERTLKSMYKACGWDLHSERYMQMVGFLSCLPMTLGSGLINDLGRMKRMRTMLTTTAANLAPFQGEYKGSNIPHLLLVGRRGEPFFWSPFENEAGNHNVAVFGKSGSGKSVCLQELCAAFCGAGDNVIVIDDGRSFEHSAKLQGGTFIEFTLASGFCINPFSMIDAEAADDDGDYKLDCLAMLKAMISQMARHIDILNDTERGLIDGVVNAVWSEKGRDGSIDDIIAGLQGNGDGMSMSLAVSMLPFGTDGTYGKFFDGEATFKLDANLTVFELSDLASRQELRSVVMTAIMFMSSQSMRKLDRSRRKALIMDEAWQMLKGGAMAEFVETYARTCRKYGASLITATQSLNDYYKSEGSIAALENSDWFLILQQKPESISDFMKLDRFEMSAGDETLMRSLKRNGTEYSDIMIKGPETLASGRLVLDPYSATIYSSSPSVFAQIEGLVHEGLTMEAAIERVAYPEDSTRWSEGEEAPLLVAAE is encoded by the coding sequence ATGTTGGGCGATGGCATGAAGGCTGACAAAGGTCGTCCCGATCCTGGAATTCCAATGCTTGCCCATTGGCTGCCCTATCGCAGTTTTAACCCGAAAACAGGTATTTTTCATAATGCAAGCGCGCGCGAAATTGCGCTCGAAGTCGCCCCGATGGTTGGCGCGGATGAACGCTCTGCCGATATTATTTCGCAATGTCTTTCTGAAGGTGTTCCAGCGGGCGCGACAGTTCAGATAGTAAATTTTGCGTCATCTCGCGTCGGCGGCAAATTGTCTGATTGGTTCGTGCCGCGTTATTCCGCTGAAGGCGTTTACGAGCGTATGGCAAAGCATCGCACTGATTATCTGTCAGACGGTGTGTGGAATTCGCTTTCCAAGGACGCGCCATTTCATTTGCGTCAGTTCAGGCTGATTATTTCAATCGGCATCCCAGACGGCGGCAGTTCGACAGATGAGGAGCTGGTCTCGGTTGCTGAATCAATGATGTCGGCTTTCCGGTCGATCGATGTGTCCTCGCGGTTGATTGATCCTGTCAATTTACTGGCGCTGATCGATGATATCACTTCTCCAACAACCGCTGCCGGTGATGATCCTGTAGATTATAATTCTTTCGATTCCATCGCTGATCAGGCTGTTCGTCGGGATATGGAAGTGCGGCATTTTCCTGATCGTCTTGAATTTCGGACTGAACGTCTGCGTCCCACGGGTGTTGATAATGATGGTGTTCCTGAAATTGGCGTAATGTACCCGGACACCTTTGAAGTTCGCTCTTTTGCGGTGCGCAATCTTCCGCCGCGCTGGGCTCCATGGGATTGTGCGCGTTTGATTGGTGATCTGTTTACCGACAAGCTGCGTTTGCCTTGCCCTGTGGCAACGACGCTTTGTTTAACCTATCCCGACGCCACAGCTTCGGCGAACAAGGCTGCATATAAATATATGCGGACGTCGAGCCTGTCCGATAGCAAGTCATCGCGGTTCTTGCCCCAGCTAAAGGATCAGAGCCGGGAATGGGAAGATGTCCAGGAACAGCTTCGGCAAGGCAATAAACTGGTGAAGGCCTTTTACGGCGTCACGGCGTTTAGCCCGAAAGGGAAGGGCGACGTTCACGAGCGCACGCTCAAATCGATGTATAAGGCTTGTGGGTGGGATCTTCATTCTGAGCGTTACATGCAGATGGTTGGGTTTCTCTCTTGTTTGCCGATGACGCTCGGGTCGGGGCTTATCAACGATCTGGGCCGGATGAAACGTATGCGTACCATGCTTACGACAACGGCTGCTAACCTGGCCCCCTTTCAGGGAGAATATAAAGGCAGCAACATTCCGCATTTATTGCTCGTTGGAAGGAGAGGTGAGCCTTTTTTCTGGTCGCCTTTTGAAAATGAGGCTGGCAATCATAACGTGGCGGTTTTCGGTAAATCCGGATCGGGCAAGTCGGTTTGTCTGCAAGAGCTTTGCGCAGCATTTTGCGGCGCTGGTGATAATGTCATTGTTATCGATGATGGGCGCAGCTTTGAGCATTCTGCAAAATTACAGGGTGGGACGTTCATTGAGTTTACACTCGCGAGTGGTTTTTGCATCAATCCGTTTTCCATGATTGATGCCGAAGCTGCGGATGACGACGGAGATTATAAGCTCGATTGCCTAGCGATGCTCAAGGCGATGATTAGTCAGATGGCGCGCCATATTGATATCCTCAATGATACCGAGCGTGGATTGATTGATGGCGTCGTCAATGCTGTCTGGTCTGAGAAGGGCAGGGACGGTTCGATAGACGATATCATTGCCGGATTGCAGGGCAATGGTGACGGCATGTCAATGAGCCTTGCCGTATCGATGCTGCCGTTTGGCACTGATGGAACTTATGGCAAGTTTTTTGATGGCGAAGCGACTTTCAAGCTCGATGCGAATTTGACCGTTTTCGAGCTCTCTGATCTTGCAAGCAGACAGGAACTGCGTTCCGTCGTCATGACAGCCATCATGTTCATGTCTTCGCAGTCCATGCGCAAACTTGATCGTTCTCGGCGCAAAGCATTGATCATGGATGAGGCATGGCAGATGCTTAAAGGTGGCGCGATGGCTGAGTTTGTTGAAACCTACGCGCGTACATGCCGTAAATATGGCGCATCGCTCATTACGGCTACGCAGTCGTTGAACGATTACTACAAGTCGGAAGGATCGATTGCCGCACTGGAGAATAGTGACTGGTTCCTGATTTTGCAGCAAAAGCCGGAATCGATATCTGATTTCATGAAGCTCGATCGCTTCGAGATGTCCGCCGGCGATGAGACATTGATGCGTAGCCTCAAGCGTAACGGTACTGAATATTCCGATATCATGATTAAGGGTCCGGAAACACTCGCTTCGGGGCGGCTTGTTTTGGATCCTTATTCAGCAACAATCTATTCGTCTAGTCCGAGCGTTTTCGCGCAAATTGAAGGCTTGGTTCATGAAGGCTTGACGATGGAAGCTGCGATTGAGCGGGTGGCCTATCCAGAGGATTCTACACGCTGGAGCGAAGGCGAGGAGGCACCATTATTGGTGGCTGCTGAATGA
- a CDS encoding TrbI F-type domain-containing protein, with the protein MMTSNVAAADELPFDELGNNADSSFPEGDILGQAHIAKSRVSSVRRFAGMTYFQLGLLALGLFAAIWAMWATSKIFALEDRQVVSVRLASIVNDFVSAEARSGTPPEQLENNTRAFMGALDTVLEQRAQNGQVILVGEAVISSSVPDVTDDVLADLSKLIKMPSPAAMPPAMAPAAPVTGADLAPQAGGQLTPDNGQSPFSQAPYPLDGGSQ; encoded by the coding sequence ATGATGACCAGTAATGTTGCTGCGGCTGATGAATTGCCGTTTGACGAGTTGGGAAACAACGCTGATTCATCATTCCCTGAAGGAGATATACTCGGACAGGCCCATATTGCTAAGTCCAGGGTATCCTCGGTTCGCCGTTTCGCTGGAATGACCTATTTCCAGTTAGGCTTGCTGGCATTGGGCTTATTTGCTGCCATTTGGGCAATGTGGGCCACTTCAAAAATATTTGCCCTTGAAGATCGGCAGGTGGTCTCGGTTCGTCTTGCCTCCATCGTAAATGATTTTGTGTCGGCCGAGGCGCGCTCGGGGACACCTCCCGAGCAGCTTGAAAATAATACGCGGGCCTTCATGGGTGCGCTTGATACCGTTTTGGAACAGCGGGCGCAAAATGGTCAGGTCATTCTTGTCGGCGAAGCCGTTATTTCGTCATCTGTTCCCGACGTGACGGATGATGTGTTAGCCGATTTGTCAAAGCTGATAAAAATGCCATCACCTGCAGCAATGCCGCCCGCGATGGCTCCTGCTGCACCGGTAACAGGAGCGGATCTCGCTCCGCAGGCGGGAGGGCAATTGACGCCCGATAATGGGCAATCTCCATTCTCTCAGGCTCCTTATCCGCTGGATGGCGGTTCGCAGTGA